A region of Candidatus Neomarinimicrobiota bacterium DNA encodes the following proteins:
- a CDS encoding permease, with amino-acid sequence MKDYVKEKGTQRKGMKRDAIILGITLIITIALLSIFPDKQEAVITTSWNFFIEMILILPAVMVLMGLFSVFVPKEMVVRYLGKAAGIKAVFLGILMGSLPTGPLYVAFPMASALIKKGAKISCIIAFISAWACIKIPQEVVELQFLGPKFMAARLILTIIFVAIMGILIERLIEWSDKKKQTNLRR; translated from the coding sequence ATGAAAGATTATGTTAAAGAAAAAGGAACACAAAGAAAGGGGATGAAAAGAGATGCTATCATTCTTGGAATCACTTTAATTATTACAATAGCTTTACTATCAATTTTTCCTGACAAACAAGAGGCAGTAATCACAACTTCATGGAACTTCTTTATTGAAATGATTTTGATACTTCCTGCTGTGATGGTATTGATGGGTCTTTTCAGTGTGTTTGTACCAAAAGAAATGGTTGTGAGATACTTAGGTAAAGCTGCTGGAATAAAGGCTGTTTTTCTTGGCATATTGATGGGGTCATTGCCAACAGGCCCTCTTTATGTAGCTTTTCCTATGGCTTCTGCTTTAATTAAAAAAGGCGCCAAAATATCCTGTATCATTGCGTTTATCTCTGCATGGGCATGCATAAAAATTCCACAAGAGGTGGTAGAGCTTCAATTTCTTGGGCCAAAATTTATGGCAGCAAGACTCATTTTAACCATTATTTTTGTGGCTATAATGGGAATATTAATAGAAAGACTAATTGAATGGAGTGATAAAAAAAAACAAACAAATCTTAGGAGGTGA